In the Oreochromis aureus strain Israel breed Guangdong linkage group 14, ZZ_aureus, whole genome shotgun sequence genome, one interval contains:
- the LOC116328965 gene encoding T-cell surface glycoprotein CD3 epsilon chain-like, producing the protein MLSMGVQAVLVVVLLGVATTKAQEPEGNVEIWRNQVTLTCPQEGNWNEEIKDNSRNQTYTFIYTRKAQYRCDYELNLNKYIYQFYVEGNVCEDCFELEGSTLFMVIVGDLLLTIIVMVIVYRCTNKKSSAGPPQPSKAPPRSGGRGPPVPSPDYEALNPQTRAQDTYSMVNRMG; encoded by the exons ATGCTCAGCATGGGTGTCCAGGCCGTGCTCGTCGTCGTCCTCCTCGGCGTTGCTACCACGAAGGCTCAGGAGCCTGAAG GCAATGtggaaatctggaggaaccaaGTCACACTGACCTGTCCACAAGAAGGGAACTGGAATGAAGAAATTAAAGATAACAGCAGAAACCAAACCTATACATTCATATATACCAGAAAAGCCCAATACAGATGTGACTACGAATTGAAtttgaataaatatatatatcaattCTATGTTGAAGGAAatg TGTGTGAGGACTGCTTTGAGCTCGAAGGAAGCACATTGTTTATGGTCATCGTCGGGGACTTACTCCTGACAATAATTGTGATGGTCATAGTCTACAGGTGCACTAACAAGAAAAGCTCAGCTGGACCTCCTCAACCTTCCAAAG CACCTCCTCGCTCTGGAGGCCGGGGTCCACCTGTCCCGTCTCCTGACTATGAG GCACTGAACCCTCAAACTCGGGCCCAGGACACTTACTCCATGGTCAACAGGATGGGATAG